The genomic region TATGGTGGGAGAAAAGATAGAGGTACAAGACCCGAGCATACAAGGAAGGGTAGCGGAGCAATAATTAGAAGAGCGCTTCAACAACTTGAAAAAGCTGGGTTAATAGAGACAGTAAAGGGTAGAGGAAGAGTTATTACTTCCGAGGGAAGAAGACTACTTGATTCTCTTTCAGCGGAGATCAAGAGAGAGTTAGAAAAAATCAACCCATCTCTGAGTAAATATTGATTTAGGAGGGGTTTAAATGAGCTTCAGTGACGAAGAGCTTGAGGCAATAAAAAGACGAAAGCTGATAGAGCTCCAGCAAAGAATATTACAGGAGCAGGAGGCTGCTGAAGCGCAGAGGAGACTTGAGGCGCAAAAGCAATCTATATTAAGGATGATACTTACGCCGGAGGCTAGGCAGAGACTTACAAATTTGAAGATGGTTAAACCGGATTTTGCATCGCAACTGGAGATACAGCTTATACAGATTGCACAGCAGGGAAAGATAAGCATACCTATCAATGATGAACAATTAAAGGAGATCTTAAGAAGATTACAAGACGGAAAAAGGGAGATTCAAATAAGGAGGATATAGGAATTTGGCTAGACATAAGCCTCTTGCAAAAAAGCTTAGGTTAATAAGTGCCGGCAAAGAGAATAAGCCTGTACCTTCATGGGTTATAGCGAAAACTCTTGGTAAAATCACCAGGATACCAAAGAGACATTGGAGGAGAACTAAAATAAGGGCTTAGGAGCGAATTTAAATGAGTGAAGAGAGAGGAAGAGAGTCAAGATCGAGCGAGGAGAAAAAAGAGTCTGAAGAGGAAATAGTGGAAGAACGTGTGTACACTATTCCGCTCAGTAGAGCATGGATCATGCCCGTCTCTAAACGGGCTCCGAGAGCAGTGCGCATACTCAGAGCATTTATCAAAAGACATATGAAGACTGAGGATAACTCCATAATAATATCAAAAGAGGTCAATGAGAAGATATGGAGCAGAGGGATTGAGAGACCGCCACGTAAAATTAGGGTGCGGGTTGTAAAAGACAAAGACGGGTTAATAACCGTCTATTCTGCTGAAGGAGAATAATCATGGCGCTATTTCTTTTAGACGTGTTTGGTAGCGCGAGTATAGGAGTATTTATGCGTGCAACAGATGAATTTCTTATGGTGCCGAATCAGCTTCCAGAGAATACTATAAGAAATCTTGAAAAATGGTTTGGAATAGAGATAATAAAAACGAATATAGGGGGATCAGTGCTAATAGGCTCGCTTATCTGCGCCAATTCATACGGCATAATTCTACCACATTCTGTGGGGGACGAGGAAATCGCGATTTTGAGAAGATTAACAGATGTGAATATTGTTGTGATGGAAGATAGCAAAAAAACAGCCTTCGGAAACCTTATTCTGGCTAATGATTATGGCGCAATTGTTGATCCCAGATTAAAGAAGAACGAAATTAAAGTGATATCTGAAGCATTAAATGTGGAAGTTGTGCCAGGGGAAATAGCTGGGTTGCCTTATGTGGGCTCGCTCGCCGTCGCAACAAATAGGGGAGTTTTAGCTCATCCATTAATTAAGCCGGAGGAAGAAAAACTTTTAGGTGAGATTTTGAAAACTCCAGTTAGTGTTGGAACAATTAACTGTGGGATTCCATATATAGGCACGGGATTGATAGGGAATAGCCACGTTGCAGTTGCAGGTTCATTAACAACCGGTCCTGAATTATATATAATAGGTCAGGCTTTAAAGGTGGCTGGTGAAAAATGAGTGAAGTTAAAGTTTACAGGGTTACTGGTAAAATTACTAAATCAAATTTTAAAACAATTTTTAGGAAGGAAATTAGGGCTTTAAAGCCTGAGCACGCCATAGAGGAGATATATAAGATAATTGGCAGTAAGCATAGAGTTAAACGCTTTCATATAAAAATCATTAATATCGAGGAGACATCTAAGAGACATTAATTTATTTAAGAGAACAGCATTTATAATCTAGGTGGCCTATTTAATGTCAGAGAGAGCAGAAGATGAGGTTAGAAGACTTATAGTTGAGCTTAGAATACTTGAAAGCACAGCTGAATATCTACAGGCAAGAGCGAATCTTATTAATGCCGCCTTAACAGAACTTAACCTAGCCAGCATGTCACTTGAGGGTATTGAGAGAAAGGATTCCGATTCGATCTTTGTTCCAATAGGCGGGGGCTCCTATATTAAGGCTAGACTTGAGAACACTGATAAAATTGTTTATGGGATAGGAGCTGGGATAGCCATTGAGAAAACAATAAAAGAGGCAAGGGAGGATATAGCAAACCGGATAAATGAGTTAAATAGGGCTAAGGCAGCTTTGGAGCAGCAATTGAGTCAGGTCATATCTAAGCTACAAGAGGGACAAAGCAGATTTCAAGAACTAACATCCATGCTTAGAAGAAAGGGTTAAGAGAGAAAAGCACAATGTTTGAGAAGCTACGTGAAACGCTAAGTGGATTCATAAGTAAAATCTCAAGTGTTGAGCTTAAGCCGGAGAACTTAAGCGAGATACTTTGGGAGCTTAAGCTTTCACTTTTAGAGAATGATGTCGCATTAATTGTTGCTGAATATATCTGCGCAGAGATTGAGAAGAAACTTTCCGGCGTAAAGGTTAGTAGATTGGAGGATAAACGTAAAATAGTAAAGGAAACATTAAAAACTATCCTTCTAAATTTGCTTGAAGCACCATATAGGATAGATATTATTAAATTAGTTGAGAGAAAGCGAAGTATAAGGGAGCCATGCATAATGGTTTTCGTTGGAATAAATGGAACTGGAAAAACAACTACGATAGCTAAAATAGCTAATCTACTGCTTAAAAAGGGATACTCGGTTGTTTTAGCATGTAGTGACACATTTAGAGCTGGTTCCATAGAGCAGCTTGAACAGCATGCTAAGAGACTTGGCATCCCAATGGTTAAACATAAATATGGTTCAGATCCAGCTGCCGTAGCCTATGATGCGGTTCAGTATGCGAAGGCAAGGGGAATTAATGCCGTCCTTATTGACACGGCGGGAAGAATGCAAACAAATAAAAACCTGATGGCTGAGATGGAGAAGATAATTCGGGTTGTTAAGCCAGATTTAACAATATTTGTTGGAGATGCGCTAGCTGGGAACGATGCTGTCTCGCAAGCGGAGGAGTTTAGTCAGTACATTGATATAAGTGGTTCAATATTAACGAAAATGGATGCTGATGCTAAAGGCGGAGCCGCTATATCAATATCTTATGTGACAAAGAAGCCGATACTTTTTATAGGGGTAGGACAGAAATATGATGATATAGAGTTATTTAAACCTGAAGTAATAGTAGACCGGATAATAGGTTCATTTTAAAATTGTTTAGAAATGGTTAAGTAATACGTTTTCACCCTCTAATTCTCGTTTAGGAGAAGATACCATGGGAAGAGAGAGGGTAGCAGTAGTTAGAAATGAGGATCCCTACATAGCGTTGAGAGAAGCCCTAGAATTTATTGGTGCCAAAAATCTAATATCTAATGGGGATAAAGTTTTAGTTAAACCTAATTATGTTGTTGCGAAACATCCATCTACAGGGATAACTACGGATCCACGTATTATTGATGGCATAATTATCTTTCTTAAAGAAAACGGTCTTAGCGCTAATAATATTATTTTAGGTGAGGGAGGGGCTGGCGATACTGAAAGAGCTTTTGATATAGCCGGCGTAAGGTATATTGCCAAAAAGCATAATGTCAGACTTGTCAACCTTAATAGAGATAAGATAATTAATTGTAGGATCCATGGGGCTTTAGCATTATATGAGGTTGGTATTGCTGAAACAGCTCTTGAAAGCACTTGCATAATAAATGTCCCGAAACTTAAGGTTCATCATATGGCTTTAGTTACATTATCAATGAAGAATTTAATGGGGTTAATCCTCCCAAAAAGTATAATGCATGATCAAATAAATGAGAAAATAGTTGATTTAGCCATGCTCTTCAAGGATAAAGTGAAACTTAATGTTGTAGATGGATTGATAGGAGCGGAGATAGATGAGGTCAACGGTTCACCAGTTAAGATGGATGTTATAATCGCTGGCGAGAATATGGTTGCTGTTGATACCGTAGCCACAGCCATTATGGGCATAGATCCTGATAGCGTTAGATACTTAAAAATTGCTGAAGAG from Candidatus Bathyarchaeia archaeon harbors:
- a CDS encoding DNA-binding protein codes for the protein MSFSDEELEAIKRRKLIELQQRILQEQEAAEAQRRLEAQKQSILRMILTPEARQRLTNLKMVKPDFASQLEIQLIQIAQQGKISIPINDEQLKEILRRLQDGKREIQIRRI
- a CDS encoding 50S ribosomal protein L39e — its product is MARHKPLAKKLRLISAGKENKPVPSWVIAKTLGKITRIPKRHWRRTKIRA
- a CDS encoding 50S ribosomal protein L31e, which translates into the protein MSEERGRESRSSEEKKESEEEIVEERVYTIPLSRAWIMPVSKRAPRAVRILRAFIKRHMKTEDNSIIISKEVNEKIWSRGIERPPRKIRVRVVKDKDGLITVYSAEGE
- a CDS encoding translation initiation factor IF-6 — encoded protein: MALFLLDVFGSASIGVFMRATDEFLMVPNQLPENTIRNLEKWFGIEIIKTNIGGSVLIGSLICANSYGIILPHSVGDEEIAILRRLTDVNIVVMEDSKKTAFGNLILANDYGAIVDPRLKKNEIKVISEALNVEVVPGEIAGLPYVGSLAVATNRGVLAHPLIKPEEEKLLGEILKTPVSVGTINCGIPYIGTGLIGNSHVAVAGSLTTGPELYIIGQALKVAGEK
- the rpl18a gene encoding 50S ribosomal protein L18Ae is translated as MSEVKVYRVTGKITKSNFKTIFRKEIRALKPEHAIEEIYKIIGSKHRVKRFHIKIINIEETSKRH
- the pfdA gene encoding prefoldin subunit alpha; amino-acid sequence: MSERAEDEVRRLIVELRILESTAEYLQARANLINAALTELNLASMSLEGIERKDSDSIFVPIGGGSYIKARLENTDKIVYGIGAGIAIEKTIKEAREDIANRINELNRAKAALEQQLSQVISKLQEGQSRFQELTSMLRRKG
- the ftsY gene encoding signal recognition particle-docking protein FtsY, which translates into the protein MFEKLRETLSGFISKISSVELKPENLSEILWELKLSLLENDVALIVAEYICAEIEKKLSGVKVSRLEDKRKIVKETLKTILLNLLEAPYRIDIIKLVERKRSIREPCIMVFVGINGTGKTTTIAKIANLLLKKGYSVVLACSDTFRAGSIEQLEQHAKRLGIPMVKHKYGSDPAAVAYDAVQYAKARGINAVLIDTAGRMQTNKNLMAEMEKIIRVVKPDLTIFVGDALAGNDAVSQAEEFSQYIDISGSILTKMDADAKGGAAISISYVTKKPILFIGVGQKYDDIELFKPEVIVDRIIGSF
- a CDS encoding DUF362 domain-containing protein, with product MGRERVAVVRNEDPYIALREALEFIGAKNLISNGDKVLVKPNYVVAKHPSTGITTDPRIIDGIIIFLKENGLSANNIILGEGGAGDTERAFDIAGVRYIAKKHNVRLVNLNRDKIINCRIHGALALYEVGIAETALESTCIINVPKLKVHHMALVTLSMKNLMGLILPKSIMHDQINEKIVDLAMLFKDKVKLNVVDGLIGAEIDEVNGSPVKMDVIIAGENMVAVDTVATAIMGIDPDSVRYLKIAEERGLGTASLSNIEVLGEKIDDVKRKFKMPPTFRR